In the genome of Candidatus Zymogenaceae bacterium, one region contains:
- a CDS encoding 2-hydroxyacyl-CoA dehydratase, with product MTMDSPLQELSSTSRPIIACLPLYPPLALLDSLGFHPFIPWNLKAHIQNTEQSDRHLQNYVCSVARHLVEYLLTRGAEQVDGIIAYNACDTLRNMPEIILSGLQERHTSIPVFTYHIPMTGAIGRSRSDYVRVYIENEINRLIRELESSFGVSFNAYRFLESVELYNAVSGLYRTVNDHLSEGRIDFARFVTLLLDVSFMPITGQFSTLSAAIDDLKNAPKINDDKKRIIVSGILPPPRSVIEAMERSGLRVVGEDLAIFRRSFSYRPAPIKEPGAYYAGFYEDHYPCTTLYYLADRRIETILSLCRKLKADGFVFLGEKFCEYEYFEFPHLEKKLRELGIKPLALEFSIDNSEHIGTVVTRIEAYAELLEG from the coding sequence GTGACCATGGATTCTCCCCTCCAGGAACTTTCGTCGACGTCTCGTCCGATTATCGCCTGTCTCCCCCTCTATCCGCCGCTGGCGCTTCTGGATTCCCTCGGTTTTCATCCGTTCATCCCCTGGAATCTCAAGGCGCACATACAAAACACGGAACAGAGCGATCGACACCTTCAGAACTATGTCTGCTCCGTGGCCCGTCACCTCGTCGAGTACCTCCTGACCCGCGGCGCAGAACAGGTCGACGGCATTATCGCCTATAACGCCTGTGACACCCTCAGAAACATGCCCGAAATCATCCTGAGCGGTCTTCAGGAAAGACACACATCCATCCCTGTATTCACGTATCATATTCCCATGACGGGCGCCATAGGGAGATCACGCTCCGATTACGTCCGGGTGTATATAGAAAATGAAATAAATCGGCTGATCCGTGAGCTGGAGTCGTCCTTCGGTGTATCCTTCAACGCCTACAGGTTTCTGGAAAGCGTTGAATTATACAACGCGGTCAGTGGTCTGTATCGCACCGTCAACGACCACCTTTCCGAGGGACGGATCGATTTCGCTCGATTCGTCACCCTGCTTTTGGATGTGTCTTTCATGCCGATCACCGGACAATTCTCCACGCTCTCGGCCGCAATCGATGACCTGAAGAACGCCCCTAAAATAAATGACGACAAAAAACGGATCATCGTCAGCGGCATCCTCCCACCGCCCCGGTCGGTTATCGAAGCGATGGAACGATCAGGACTCCGAGTGGTGGGCGAAGACCTGGCGATCTTCCGCCGAAGTTTTTCATACCGGCCCGCCCCGATAAAGGAGCCGGGGGCATACTACGCCGGGTTCTATGAAGATCATTATCCCTGCACGACATTATACTACCTGGCGGATCGACGGATTGAAACGATCCTTTCCCTCTGCCGTAAGCTGAAGGCCGACGGTTTCGTCTTCCTGGGAGAGAAATTCTGTGAATACGAATATTTTGAGTTCCCGCACCTTGAAAAAAAACTGAGGGAACTCGGCATAAAGCCCCTTGCCCTGGAATTCTCTATAGACAACTCCGAGCACATCGGCACCGTCGTCACGCGTATCGAGGCGTATGCGGAGCTTCTGGAGGGCTGA